In Nitrosococcus oceani ATCC 19707, the following proteins share a genomic window:
- a CDS encoding type III pantothenate kinase, producing the protein MILLVDIGNSRIKWARLDGGKPADMGAVTRGKTGIKRVLSKAWKEFGDVNRVVVANVGGPKVAEQLEQWLQTHWQIAPEFLTARSNGYGIRNAYSKPETLGIDRWLGLVAVRQRYRGGDRKKAICIVDCGTAITLDVLAADGKHLGGLIIPGLAMMPKFLADHTAGINETTEAVEYSLLASTTSAAINAGALYGAVAFIDRVSHDVAVEMKGELKFVITGGDAPRILPLLRDKYEHLPDLVLRGLARVAKDTSKVRRETDLDCAAQ; encoded by the coding sequence GTGATTCTACTGGTGGATATTGGTAATAGCCGGATTAAGTGGGCCCGGCTAGACGGCGGTAAGCCTGCCGATATGGGGGCGGTGACGCGGGGTAAGACGGGCATCAAGCGGGTTCTCTCCAAGGCTTGGAAAGAGTTTGGAGATGTTAACCGGGTTGTCGTTGCCAACGTCGGTGGTCCAAAAGTTGCCGAACAACTAGAACAGTGGCTGCAAACTCACTGGCAGATAGCGCCCGAATTTTTAACTGCCCGTAGCAATGGGTATGGGATACGTAATGCTTATTCGAAACCGGAAACTTTGGGGATAGACCGTTGGCTAGGGCTGGTTGCAGTACGTCAACGTTATCGGGGTGGCGATCGTAAGAAAGCCATTTGCATCGTCGATTGTGGCACGGCGATTACCCTTGATGTGCTTGCCGCTGATGGTAAGCATTTAGGGGGGTTAATTATCCCTGGTTTGGCCATGATGCCTAAATTTCTGGCGGATCATACGGCAGGCATCAACGAAACTACCGAAGCAGTGGAATATTCGCTGCTTGCTAGTACTACGAGCGCGGCAATCAACGCTGGTGCGTTGTATGGGGCGGTTGCTTTTATCGACCGCGTCAGTCACGATGTAGCTGTTGAAATGAAGGGAGAGCTTAAATTCGTCATTACGGGTGGCGATGCGCCTCGGATATTGCCATTATTGCGGGATAAATATGAGCATCTTCCTGATCTCGTTTTACGGGGGCTTGCGCGGGTAGCCAAGGATACTTCAAAAGTAAGGCGGGAAACAGACCTTGATTGCGCAGCTCAGTAA
- a CDS encoding AI-2E family transporter: MRLVRNWFQRHFADPQVVGLAILLAVGFITVVLMGRMLAPVLASLVIAYLLEGIIGYMERWHCPRWLAVTLVFITFMAALFSLIFGLLPLLSQQLTEFFQQLPVMIARGQELLLSLPEYYPNLFSGEQVYDLMSALRSELAQWGQKVLSVSLASVVGLITLAVYLVIMPLLVFFFLKDKARLIGWLEQYLPRERKLAAQVWHDVDFQIGNYVRGKFLEILIVCAVTAITFTFMGLQFSMLLSVLVGLSVIIPYIGAVAATLPVAFVAYFQWGFSIDFAYLLGAYGIIQALDGNVLVPLLFAEVVDLHPVAIIVAILVFGGFWGFWGIFFAIPLATLVQAVLKAWPSLPPPEESTIL, from the coding sequence ATGCGTCTTGTTCGCAACTGGTTTCAGCGTCATTTTGCCGATCCTCAGGTAGTAGGTTTGGCAATTTTGCTCGCCGTCGGTTTCATCACCGTGGTGCTTATGGGGCGTATGCTGGCACCCGTGCTTGCTAGTTTGGTGATCGCTTACCTTTTAGAGGGAATTATAGGGTATATGGAGCGGTGGCATTGTCCTCGCTGGTTGGCGGTGACCCTGGTATTTATTACCTTCATGGCTGCTCTGTTTTCATTAATATTCGGTTTGTTACCTTTACTCTCACAGCAATTAACCGAGTTCTTCCAGCAGCTACCCGTTATGATTGCCCGAGGGCAAGAGCTCTTACTGAGCCTGCCTGAATATTATCCGAATTTGTTTTCTGGTGAGCAAGTCTATGATTTGATGAGCGCGCTTCGTTCCGAGCTTGCCCAATGGGGGCAGAAGGTACTTTCCGTGTCCTTAGCTTCGGTAGTGGGCCTGATAACACTCGCCGTGTATCTTGTTATCATGCCATTGCTGGTGTTTTTCTTCCTTAAGGACAAGGCCCGGCTCATTGGCTGGCTTGAGCAATATCTCCCGCGGGAGCGAAAACTAGCTGCTCAAGTTTGGCATGACGTAGATTTTCAGATCGGAAACTATGTCCGGGGGAAATTCCTTGAGATTCTAATTGTATGTGCAGTGACTGCTATCACTTTTACTTTCATGGGGTTGCAGTTCTCAATGCTATTGAGCGTTCTGGTGGGATTGTCAGTTATTATTCCCTATATTGGCGCGGTTGCGGCTACTCTACCGGTAGCTTTTGTTGCCTACTTCCAATGGGGATTTAGCATTGATTTCGCTTATTTGCTTGGCGCCTATGGGATTATCCAGGCTTTGGACGGTAATGTCCTAGTGCCCTTGCTGTTTGCTGAAGTGGTAGATTTGCACCCAGTAGCGATTATTGTGGCTATCTTGGTTTTTGGTGGGTTTTGGGGTTTCTGGGGAATCTTCTTTGCTATTCCTCTGGCTACTCTCGTACAGGCGGTACTTAAGGCTTGGCCTAGCCTTCCCCCTCCAGAAGAGTCCACTATACTTTAG
- a CDS encoding sulfurtransferase, with protein sequence MAMFSLLLQPDELVRRLDEKNLLLIDLGSEESYLARHVPGAVHLDYTHIVAARPPVMGLLPDEHRLSRVLSQLGFTPESHVVAYDAEGNGRASRLLWTLEELGHKHFSLLDGGLKAWLVEECPVKEGRESRQPSHFHGRYQGHQAADKEYILAHLLDPKVVILDARSPAEYHGEYVRAQRGGHIPGAVNFEWTQAIDQERNLRFKPMDELRSSLEALGITPDKEVICYCQTHHRSAHTCMVLKYLGYPKIKGYPGSWSEWGNAPDTPIKV encoded by the coding sequence ATGGCAATGTTCTCTCTGCTGTTGCAGCCTGATGAGCTAGTGCGGCGGTTGGATGAAAAAAATTTGCTGCTCATTGATCTTGGTAGCGAAGAATCCTATCTTGCGCGCCATGTACCTGGTGCGGTACACCTTGATTACACTCATATCGTAGCGGCTCGTCCCCCGGTGATGGGGCTTTTGCCTGATGAGCATCGTTTAAGCCGGGTGCTGTCCCAGCTAGGATTTACGCCGGAGAGCCATGTAGTTGCTTATGACGCTGAGGGGAATGGCCGTGCTTCTCGTCTTCTCTGGACGCTGGAAGAGTTAGGGCATAAGCATTTTTCGTTGCTTGATGGGGGATTGAAGGCATGGTTAGTTGAAGAGTGCCCGGTAAAGGAAGGGCGGGAGAGCCGGCAGCCCAGTCACTTTCATGGGCGCTATCAGGGTCATCAAGCGGCTGATAAGGAATATATTTTGGCCCATTTATTAGATCCTAAAGTCGTAATTTTAGACGCCCGTTCTCCGGCTGAATATCATGGCGAATATGTCCGCGCCCAACGGGGGGGGCATATTCCAGGCGCGGTAAATTTTGAGTGGACTCAGGCCATTGACCAGGAGCGCAATTTGCGATTTAAACCCATGGATGAACTGCGTTCCAGCTTGGAAGCTTTGGGGATTACTCCCGACAAGGAAGTTATTTGCTATTGCCAGACTCACCATCGCTCAGCCCATACTTGTATGGTACTGAAATATTTAGGATATCCCAAAATTAAGGGCTACCCAGGTTCTTGGTCGGAGTGGGGGAACGCTCCGGATACGCCTATTAAAGTGTAA
- a CDS encoding phosphodiesterase, translating into MTSLPHLKIANDRSEFINVLQLTDSHLLADSEAFLWNDLNTRRSLVAVLNHIQQQGLLGDLMVISGDIAEKAEPEAYYWLLERCQELGLPVYCLPGNHDDPVLMDEILNGMNVSTESLVTLKNWQLIFLNSVVTQRSHGHLSKGQLGFLNRSLADSLDLNTLIFLHHPPVALGSPWMDAMGVDNAADFFAVLDLYPQVRGVAWGHAHQEFHTERQGVQLLGSPSTCVQFVPGSEHFQLDQRGPGYRWLILLPGGQIETRVYYVDCPPPAR; encoded by the coding sequence ATGACATCGCTGCCTCATCTGAAAATCGCGAATGATCGCAGCGAATTTATTAATGTGCTGCAGTTAACGGATTCCCATTTGCTGGCGGATTCGGAGGCTTTTTTATGGAACGATTTAAATACTCGTAGGTCGTTGGTGGCAGTTCTTAACCATATTCAGCAACAGGGGCTGCTGGGAGACCTGATGGTGATCAGTGGCGATATTGCCGAAAAAGCTGAACCGGAAGCGTATTATTGGCTGCTGGAGCGTTGCCAAGAACTAGGGCTGCCGGTCTATTGTCTTCCCGGAAATCATGACGATCCAGTGCTTATGGATGAGATTCTAAATGGGATGAACGTTAGCACCGAGTCTTTAGTGACACTCAAAAACTGGCAGCTTATTTTTCTCAATTCTGTTGTTACTCAGCGAAGCCATGGACATTTAAGCAAAGGACAATTGGGGTTTCTTAACCGTAGTCTAGCCGATAGTCTAGATTTGAATACGCTAATTTTCCTTCACCATCCTCCCGTAGCCCTAGGAAGTCCTTGGATGGATGCCATGGGAGTGGATAACGCAGCAGATTTTTTTGCAGTACTGGATTTGTACCCCCAGGTGCGGGGTGTTGCCTGGGGCCATGCCCATCAAGAATTTCATACCGAGCGCCAAGGGGTTCAATTATTGGGTAGTCCTTCTACCTGCGTCCAATTTGTTCCTGGCAGTGAGCATTTTCAACTGGACCAGCGAGGACCGGGTTATCGTTGGTTGATATTATTGCCCGGTGGTCAAATTGAGACTCGGGTTTATTATGTGGATTGCCCCCCTCCTGCTCGATAG
- a CDS encoding NUDIX hydrolase — protein sequence MSKPTFFVVAVAVFLVHDNRFLALRRSTSKAVAPGAWEVISGKVERGELPHETARRETYEETGITVALDERPVTTYQADYGMAPMIVLVYRGKRLAGEASLSSEHEAMAWVTEDEFAQLCLYGELVEAARWALKVP from the coding sequence ATGTCTAAGCCAACCTTTTTTGTAGTTGCTGTAGCTGTGTTTCTGGTTCACGATAACCGTTTTCTTGCTTTGCGCCGCAGTACTTCCAAGGCTGTAGCGCCAGGGGCATGGGAGGTGATTTCAGGCAAAGTCGAGCGGGGCGAATTACCCCATGAAACCGCCCGGCGGGAAACCTATGAGGAAACAGGGATAACGGTTGCTTTGGATGAGCGGCCTGTCACCACCTATCAGGCTGATTATGGCATGGCTCCTATGATAGTGTTGGTCTACCGTGGAAAAAGGCTAGCAGGGGAGGCTTCTCTTTCCAGCGAGCATGAGGCCATGGCTTGGGTAACCGAGGATGAATTTGCTCAATTGTGCCTCTATGGGGAACTCGTGGAGGCAGCCCGGTGGGCCCTTAAGGTGCCCTGA
- a CDS encoding sulfatase-like hydrolase/transferase: MMAKSNNLSRRQFLKTTGAVAMASSVAGFSDVLAVRDWSHPGRGLRGRPNILLMLVDEMRYPPVFEGLGAQQFRQTYLKTQNALRASGVEFHRHYAAATACAPSRASIFTGHYPSLHGVTQTTGAAKEENDPDVFWLDPASVPTMGDYFQAGGYRTFYKGKWHVSNADLQIPGTHDQLLSYDDQGNPDPGKQQLYLEADRLADYGFEGWIGPEPHGKAPLNTGSSPAQGQGRDVGFATQVVNLIQQLGTERHSAPWLTVASLVNPHDIALWGYVARHTGLFNFTVEDIVPAFTELFDPVMFAQTLADDLTTKPSCQQSYQESYNEWMQGVPPHDYFRFYYQLHKNVDDELYKLYQALQQSPFYDNTIVIFTSDHGDLLGAHRYMHQKWYQAYDEAVRVPLIISNPHLFPEPRSIDSVTSHVDLLPTLLSLARLKQARLRRKVAKGHSDPVPLVGRNLRRLVLGRNRRPVADPVYFMTDDDMSRGLDQENFIGIAYGSVIQPSHVETVIVEIDGEVWKYSRYFDNKQFWSDPSQPKDVVTQVENKLIDPPAGTYDVNATQSFKYEPEPDEYEMYNVTQDPMELDNLYGNLVYAAMQTHLATLLDQQRAQKRLTPISGVVPGQ; encoded by the coding sequence ATGATGGCAAAAAGCAATAATCTATCGCGCCGGCAATTTCTGAAAACGACCGGTGCCGTGGCGATGGCTAGCAGCGTAGCTGGTTTCAGTGATGTGCTGGCGGTGCGAGACTGGTCGCATCCAGGCCGCGGCCTCCGGGGGCGACCCAATATCCTGTTGATGCTGGTCGACGAGATGCGTTACCCGCCAGTGTTCGAAGGGTTGGGTGCTCAACAGTTTCGTCAAACCTATCTTAAGACCCAGAATGCTTTGCGTGCGAGCGGCGTCGAGTTTCATCGTCACTACGCCGCTGCCACCGCCTGCGCGCCCAGTCGCGCTTCGATCTTCACCGGACACTATCCGTCGCTGCATGGTGTAACTCAGACTACTGGTGCCGCCAAGGAAGAAAATGACCCAGACGTGTTCTGGCTCGACCCTGCCAGTGTTCCCACCATGGGCGATTATTTCCAGGCCGGTGGCTATCGCACGTTCTACAAGGGCAAGTGGCATGTGTCCAATGCTGATTTGCAGATTCCAGGCACGCATGATCAGCTTCTTAGCTATGACGACCAGGGCAATCCTGACCCCGGCAAGCAGCAACTATACCTTGAAGCCGACCGGCTAGCAGATTATGGTTTTGAGGGCTGGATCGGACCTGAGCCTCATGGTAAAGCGCCGCTTAATACCGGTTCTAGCCCAGCCCAAGGCCAAGGCCGGGATGTTGGTTTTGCTACCCAGGTGGTTAATTTGATTCAGCAACTCGGCACCGAACGCCACAGCGCCCCGTGGTTGACCGTAGCCTCCTTGGTGAACCCCCACGACATCGCCCTGTGGGGTTACGTCGCGCGCCATACGGGGCTGTTCAACTTCACAGTGGAGGATATTGTTCCCGCGTTTACCGAGCTGTTCGACCCAGTGATGTTTGCACAAACGCTCGCTGACGACTTAACTACCAAACCATCCTGCCAGCAGAGTTATCAAGAGTCATACAACGAATGGATGCAGGGAGTGCCACCGCATGACTATTTCCGGTTTTACTATCAGCTTCACAAGAATGTTGATGACGAACTGTACAAGCTCTATCAGGCCTTGCAGCAATCCCCCTTTTATGACAATACGATCGTGATCTTCACTTCCGATCATGGCGATCTGCTTGGCGCCCATCGCTATATGCACCAAAAGTGGTACCAAGCCTACGATGAAGCGGTGCGCGTCCCATTGATCATCTCCAATCCACACTTGTTCCCAGAGCCGCGTTCCATTGACAGCGTCACCAGCCACGTGGATCTGCTGCCGACCCTGCTGAGCCTTGCCCGGCTCAAGCAGGCCAGGCTGCGCCGCAAGGTTGCCAAAGGCCACAGCGATCCGGTGCCCCTAGTCGGGCGCAATCTCAGACGGCTAGTACTTGGCCGTAATCGCCGGCCAGTCGCTGATCCCGTCTATTTCATGACCGATGACGATATGAGCCGCGGTCTCGATCAGGAAAACTTTATCGGTATCGCCTACGGGTCGGTGATTCAACCGAGTCACGTGGAGACCGTCATCGTAGAGATCGACGGCGAGGTCTGGAAGTACAGTCGCTACTTCGATAACAAACAATTCTGGAGCGATCCGAGCCAGCCCAAGGATGTCGTGACCCAAGTAGAGAATAAGCTCATTGACCCGCCGGCCGGCACCTACGATGTTAATGCGACCCAGAGCTTCAAATACGAGCCAGAGCCTGATGAGTACGAAATGTACAATGTTACCCAGGATCCGATGGAACTCGATAATTTGTACGGCAATCTCGTCTATGCGGCGATGCAGACCCACTTGGCAACACTGCTAGACCAGCAGCGCGCTCAAAAGCGTCTTACACCGATCAGCGGCGTCGTTCCAGGTCAGTAA
- a CDS encoding IS630 transposase-related protein yields MMTIAEVASGFCVGVASVTRWLKGPEPKPSRNKPATKLDMDALASDVRDNPDAYQYERAQPFWCACSGNQPCSALSGR; encoded by the coding sequence ATGATGACCATTGCCGAGGTGGCGTCTGGGTTTTGTGTGGGCGTAGCGAGCGTTACACGTTGGCTAAAAGGGCCTGAGCCTAAACCGAGCCGAAATAAACCAGCGACAAAGCTCGATATGGACGCACTGGCTAGTGATGTTCGGGACAATCCGGATGCGTATCAATACGAGCGAGCGCAGCCGTTTTGGTGTGCGTGTTCAGGGAATCAACCATGCTCTGCGCTGTCTGGGCGTTAG
- a CDS encoding TetR/AcrR family transcriptional regulator, producing the protein MIKRSASRDQDTQTSGQGREAILSAAKIQFAEQGYHGTTLSLIAAHAKVCKANIFHHFGSKEGLYLAVLKDYCEQLSPLRGGRSISAPTCREQLRQFAQIHLENMFNEPGAVQLFLRELLAQDSHRKEMLAKGVLEGNFARLVQMVREGQAAGEIRSTIDPAVLAVALLGADVFFFMARDVFQHFRDVSFAEGVEDYSKALSEILLTGCLVERD; encoded by the coding sequence ATGATTAAGCGATCGGCAAGCCGTGATCAGGATACCCAAACATCTGGCCAAGGGCGGGAAGCTATTCTTTCCGCGGCCAAGATCCAGTTTGCGGAGCAAGGCTATCATGGCACCACCCTTAGTCTAATTGCGGCCCATGCTAAGGTGTGTAAAGCTAATATTTTTCATCATTTTGGATCTAAAGAGGGGCTTTATCTGGCCGTTCTTAAGGATTACTGCGAGCAGCTAAGTCCTCTTCGTGGCGGCAGGTCGATTTCGGCGCCGACTTGTCGAGAGCAGCTGCGGCAGTTTGCCCAAATTCACCTTGAGAATATGTTCAACGAGCCGGGCGCCGTGCAGCTTTTCCTCCGTGAGCTACTGGCCCAGGACTCTCACCGAAAGGAAATGCTTGCCAAGGGTGTGTTGGAGGGTAATTTTGCCCGGCTAGTTCAGATGGTTCGCGAGGGGCAGGCCGCGGGGGAAATCCGCTCTACTATTGATCCGGCGGTTTTAGCGGTAGCGTTATTGGGAGCAGATGTTTTTTTCTTCATGGCGCGGGATGTGTTCCAGCATTTTCGGGATGTTAGTTTTGCTGAGGGAGTAGAAGACTACAGCAAGGCTTTGAGCGAAATTTTGCTAACGGGATGTTTGGTTGAACGGGATTGA
- a CDS encoding efflux RND transporter periplasmic adaptor subunit, translating into MLKRLIVVLLALGLFFGGIFGWKYHQQQQQAAQAAMPPPPATVAAAKARPESWRTSLHAVGSLVATQGVYVTNEIAGLIEAINFESGERIKKNKLLLQLEDSVDKAELEGLLAEQKLAELQFQRNARLLKKKMVSRSIYDESQAQLENAQAMVAAKRALIQKKQIRAPFSGLLGIRQVDLGEYLAPGSPIVLLQALDPIYVDYSLPERYFSLLAQGQTVLITVQAYPAQHFKGRITAINPGIDPNSRNVQVRATFDNPELHLRPGMFAEVRAVLPEKKQVLTVPQTAITYNPYGDMVFIIQKENGGLVVQQQPVRTGKVRQGQVEIIKGLQAGDWVVSAGQMKLHSGQQIRISEQEVLDGQVDGT; encoded by the coding sequence ATGTTGAAGCGTCTTATAGTGGTACTGTTGGCCTTGGGTTTATTCTTCGGTGGTATCTTCGGCTGGAAATATCATCAGCAACAACAGCAAGCTGCCCAGGCGGCCATGCCGCCCCCGCCGGCTACCGTAGCCGCTGCGAAGGCCCGCCCAGAATCCTGGCGCACTTCTTTACATGCGGTGGGTAGCTTGGTAGCTACCCAGGGTGTTTATGTGACTAATGAGATTGCCGGGCTTATCGAAGCAATTAACTTCGAATCTGGAGAGCGGATTAAAAAAAACAAATTGTTACTGCAGCTTGAGGATAGTGTCGATAAAGCAGAACTTGAAGGTCTGCTGGCGGAACAGAAATTGGCGGAGCTGCAATTCCAGCGCAATGCCCGTTTGCTGAAAAAGAAAATGGTATCCCGTTCTATCTATGATGAGAGCCAGGCCCAGCTAGAAAACGCCCAAGCCATGGTAGCGGCCAAGCGGGCCTTGATACAAAAAAAGCAGATCCGGGCCCCTTTTTCTGGCTTATTGGGAATCCGCCAGGTCGATCTGGGTGAGTATTTAGCACCAGGTTCTCCTATTGTGCTCTTGCAGGCGCTCGATCCTATCTACGTGGATTATTCTCTGCCCGAGCGTTATTTTTCCTTGCTTGCTCAAGGTCAAACAGTTCTTATTACAGTCCAGGCTTATCCTGCTCAGCATTTTAAAGGCCGCATCACGGCGATTAATCCGGGAATTGACCCGAACAGCCGCAATGTCCAAGTGCGGGCTACTTTTGACAATCCAGAGCTTCATCTACGGCCGGGGATGTTTGCCGAAGTGCGAGCAGTATTACCGGAGAAAAAACAAGTCTTGACGGTGCCCCAAACAGCCATTACCTATAATCCCTATGGCGATATGGTGTTCATCATCCAGAAAGAAAACGGTGGCCTGGTGGTTCAGCAACAACCGGTGCGAACAGGGAAGGTGCGCCAGGGCCAGGTTGAGATTATCAAAGGATTGCAGGCCGGCGATTGGGTGGTCAGCGCGGGTCAAATGAAATTACATAGCGGTCAGCAAATTCGGATTAGCGAGCAAGAAGTACTGGATGGGCAGGTAGACGGCACATGA